One genomic segment of Acinetobacter sp. C26M includes these proteins:
- a CDS encoding ammonium transporter: MQNVDLFFLLLGAVLVLAMHAGFAFLELGTVRHKNQVNALSKILTDFAISAIAYFFVGYWIAYGQNFFHAGSTLAADHGYNLMRCFFLLTFAAAIPAIISGGIAERAKMRAQAIATLILVALIYPFFEGMIWNGNYGLQKWLENSFGASFHDFAGSVVVHAMGGWIALAAVILLGARHGRYKNDGRVSAHPPSSIPFLALGSWILIVGWFGFNVMSAQRVEAISGLVAINSLMAMVGGTLAANFMGKDDPGFLHNGPLAGLVAICAGSDIVHPIGALVIGATAGALFVYLFTYTQNKLKVDDVLGVWPLHGVCGALGGIAAGIFGQQALGGLGGVSIISQIIGTSLGIVIALAGGFLVYGLLKVTMGIRLSQEDEYRGADLSIHKISANSEESMF; the protein is encoded by the coding sequence ATGCAAAACGTAGATCTATTTTTCTTACTGCTCGGTGCAGTACTGGTATTAGCAATGCACGCTGGCTTTGCTTTCTTGGAATTGGGCACGGTACGCCATAAAAACCAAGTCAATGCATTAAGTAAAATCCTCACCGATTTTGCTATTTCAGCGATTGCCTATTTCTTTGTAGGCTATTGGATTGCATATGGTCAAAACTTTTTCCATGCAGGCAGTACCTTAGCAGCCGATCATGGCTATAACCTGATGCGCTGTTTCTTCTTACTCACCTTTGCCGCTGCAATTCCCGCGATTATTTCAGGCGGTATCGCAGAACGTGCCAAAATGCGTGCTCAAGCGATTGCAACATTGATCTTGGTGGCGCTGATCTATCCTTTCTTTGAAGGTATGATCTGGAATGGTAACTATGGTCTGCAAAAGTGGTTAGAGAACTCTTTTGGTGCAAGTTTCCATGACTTTGCAGGTTCGGTTGTGGTTCATGCAATGGGGGGTTGGATTGCACTTGCTGCGGTGATTTTACTTGGTGCTCGCCATGGTCGTTATAAAAATGATGGTCGTGTCAGTGCTCATCCGCCTTCATCTATTCCATTCCTTGCTTTAGGTTCATGGATTCTCATCGTGGGTTGGTTTGGCTTTAACGTGATGAGTGCCCAACGAGTCGAAGCTATCTCGGGACTTGTTGCCATTAACTCACTGATGGCAATGGTGGGTGGAACTTTAGCGGCAAACTTCATGGGTAAAGATGACCCTGGTTTCTTACACAACGGTCCATTGGCTGGATTGGTCGCAATCTGTGCAGGCTCCGATATTGTGCACCCAATTGGTGCGTTAGTGATTGGTGCTACTGCGGGTGCACTATTTGTTTACCTATTTACTTACACTCAAAACAAACTCAAAGTTGATGATGTACTTGGGGTATGGCCATTACACGGTGTATGTGGTGCATTAGGTGGTATTGCGGCAGGAATCTTTGGGCAACAAGCCCTCGGTGGTCTAGGTGGTGTTTCCATCATTTCACAAATTATTGGCACCAGTTTAGGTATTGTCATTGCACTTGCAGGTGGTTTCTTAGTGTATGGTCTACTCAAAGTAACCATGGGAATTCGCCTTTCTCAAGAAGATGAATACCGTGGTGCAGACCTTTCCATTCACAAAATTTCAGCGAATTCTGAAGAATCGATGTTCTAA
- a CDS encoding transporter substrate-binding domain-containing protein translates to MTPKRTMTSLLCAGTLMLGLSACSDNKAPAAGEKAAEGSASASGTLNKIKSSGTIVLGYRDSSIPFSYIASTPNQPVGYAHDLQLKVVEALKQKLNMPDLKIRYNLVTSQNRIPLVSNGTVDLECGSTTNNKERQQQVDFSVGFFEVGSRLLTAKNSGIKDFSDLKGKKLVTTAGTTSERYIRQHQQELGIGEIISAKDHAESFLMLQNGRAVAFMMDDILLAGEKSKAKDPTQWDIVGTAPIHEIYGCMLRKGDTGFKQVVDDAIKATYASGEINKMYEKWFQQPIPPKNINLNFAMSDQLKALISSPHDRDQ, encoded by the coding sequence ATGACACCTAAACGCACCATGACCTCCCTACTTTGTGCAGGCACTCTGATGCTTGGATTAAGTGCCTGTAGTGACAATAAAGCGCCCGCTGCAGGTGAAAAAGCTGCTGAAGGTAGTGCTTCCGCCTCTGGTACGTTAAACAAAATCAAAAGCTCTGGCACGATTGTGCTAGGTTATCGTGATTCATCTATTCCGTTTTCTTATATTGCCTCTACCCCAAATCAGCCAGTAGGTTATGCACACGATTTACAACTTAAAGTTGTTGAAGCCCTAAAGCAGAAACTCAACATGCCAGATCTGAAAATCCGCTATAACCTCGTCACCAGTCAGAACCGGATTCCATTGGTTTCGAATGGTACGGTAGATCTGGAATGTGGCTCGACCACCAACAATAAAGAACGACAGCAGCAAGTCGATTTCTCTGTTGGTTTCTTTGAGGTTGGCTCTCGACTGCTGACTGCTAAAAACTCTGGAATTAAAGATTTTTCAGATTTAAAAGGCAAAAAATTGGTGACAACAGCAGGAACCACATCTGAACGTTATATTCGTCAACATCAACAAGAACTAGGGATTGGAGAAATTATTTCTGCCAAGGACCATGCTGAATCTTTCTTGATGCTGCAAAATGGCCGTGCTGTGGCATTTATGATGGATGATATTCTGCTTGCGGGTGAAAAATCCAAAGCCAAAGATCCAACTCAATGGGATATCGTCGGTACCGCGCCAATCCATGAAATCTATGGTTGTATGCTGCGTAAGGGCGATACTGGTTTTAAACAGGTCGTGGATGATGCCATCAAGGCAACCTATGCTTCTGGTGAAATCAACAAGATGTATGAAAAATGGTTCCAACAACCGATTCCACCAAAGAACATTAATCTAAACTTTGCAATGTCCGATCAACTTAAAGCATTAATCAGCAGTCCGCATGATCGGGATCAATAA
- a CDS encoding amino acid ABC transporter permease, with amino-acid sequence MTYSWNWGVLWQSTGIGDTTYLSWIITGLGWLVVIAIVAWSIAMLLGSILGIMRTLPNKTARAIGTAYVTLFRNVPLLVQLFIWFYVVPNFLPAPIKNWWMNDLGANTTALISASVGLGLFTAARVCEQVRTGIEALPKGQINAGYAMGFSTAQLYRYIILPQSFRTILPPLSSELTNCVKNTSVASLVGVAEIISQMKTISEYTQNTIEIYTYVTIIFIVINVCLIFTMNLLEKRLRIPGLISGGK; translated from the coding sequence ATGACGTATAGCTGGAACTGGGGAGTTTTGTGGCAATCTACAGGTATCGGGGATACAACCTACCTGAGCTGGATAATAACGGGTCTGGGATGGCTTGTGGTGATTGCTATTGTTGCATGGAGTATTGCCATGCTTCTCGGCAGTATCCTTGGAATTATGCGAACGCTCCCAAATAAAACAGCCAGAGCCATTGGTACAGCCTATGTCACCCTGTTCAGGAATGTGCCCTTACTTGTTCAGTTATTTATCTGGTTTTATGTGGTTCCCAACTTTCTCCCTGCACCAATCAAAAACTGGTGGATGAATGATCTAGGTGCTAATACCACAGCCCTGATTTCTGCCAGTGTTGGGCTCGGGCTATTTACTGCTGCTCGTGTTTGTGAACAGGTTCGAACAGGTATCGAAGCCTTACCCAAGGGACAAATTAATGCAGGCTATGCTATGGGTTTTTCCACGGCACAACTGTATCGCTATATCATTCTGCCACAGTCTTTTCGTACCATTTTACCGCCACTGAGTTCAGAGCTAACCAACTGCGTGAAAAACACCTCGGTTGCCTCTCTGGTTGGGGTAGCGGAAATTATTTCACAGATGAAAACCATCAGTGAATATACCCAGAACACCATCGAAATTTACACCTATGTCACAATCATATTCATTGTGATCAATGTTTGTCTTATTTTTACCATGAACCTGCTGGAAAAACGTCTACGTATTCCTGGTTTAATATCAGGAGGAAAGTAG